DNA sequence from the Uloborus diversus isolate 005 chromosome 1, Udiv.v.3.1, whole genome shotgun sequence genome:
ttttaaaagtaattttaagtttcttaaaattcttatgctaagtggtttctggaagtaaagtattttttttttttttaaattttctataatctttccatttgtataaaaatttaatatactgttttgtaggttattcccttccccccccccccccaaaaaaaaaaattgtcttgtttttttttaaaagcatctttttaaaatatatctttagttcaacacctttacataacttaaaacgtttaaaatactgcattttatacaaacatacagtGGATTTCAAGTAAGGCAAAGAAAgcaaaccattatcattggtaacgtaaatcagggaaatttggtgaacttaatcagggaaaagtcagggaactttttttcacagttcctgtcgccaccctgttttgtATACATaccataaataaattgctttcCTTACAAATTATTTGAACCACAACAACCTAgttacctcccctccccctcttcaaaaaaaagggagaaaaaataatctggtttaaactgaaaaaatgttttttataacttGTTCAACAAATATTTCTAAAGTTGATTTCTAGAAAAATTatcttatttctgaaaaaaaaaaaaaaaaactatgtacaaTCAAATTTTGTTAATGGAAAATTCACGGGACTATGATCATTAGTTCGTTAACCAGACTTCACCTTATCTCATAAATTACAATAGAACAGCTATTCTCAACAGGTGGTTGGGCGAACAACACTGGTTCACGTAAAAAATTGACCGGCTCTCAGATTTTGTGATTGTTTATGCTAAAAAAATTTCCGTActcaaaaaggaagaaaaaaatagaataacagctttcacaacattttttatgCGAATTTTATGATAACGCAATTTTCTATGCTCTATTAAGTActtatgtattattattaaacaaattacttcacatttaaatatttttgtggcagTTATTTAATACCAAGTCAAGTTTTATTTAAtgctagctgcgttgcccggctttgcacggtctacctcgaaaataaaagttatgtcaagtgatgtgtgttcaacaattaaaataataggaaaaaaaatactgtacgaTTTTCGCTTCAAAATAATGACCGTTAAATTTCGTTAACGGCAAGTCTGAAAGTCCCAAACAAATTAAATGCAACCCtccattaataaataaaatccttgattatcatcTGTTagcagttcaaaaaaataaataaataaataaatgtcccagaaataatcaaaagggaaaattttaattcaaagcaaAAAGCAAGAGTTTTATTTGCtcacagccgagaaaaaaaaggcaacagatcaaaaataaatgtatattcacgctaatttaaattGAGCCAGTTGGGAAACGACAAATTTCTGATTGATAGTGGAATTCCATTagccttaaaaatgcttttaactttttcCCAGTGACTTAACAGCCatggtttttgtttttgctttttttttttttttttgaatttgaagggAGTTAATcaatttcaggggtattttttgcGGACTTTCGAATGGGACCTAAATCAAGAAAATTGAATAATTATTTCAAGGCAGAAAGAGCcattaatgccattttcgggtcctaaaattaaaattttaatggttcggtacttttttggcgttgGAAAATCCCCTTacattccttctcgggtgcccaagtaccttcctgccaaatttggtcaagatccgacataaaactggatttttagaGGGAACATACACATTTAttccttgttttatttaaatagattatttttcaaaaaagaaaaaagagatatCAGCTATCCTCACTTTCTTTTCACTTGTTTTCTGGATTCCTGATCCAAAAGGTGTACCAAAGGCAATACCTGTCCAAAAGCAAATTTTTaccattcgctttttttttttttgcaataagaaaaaaagcattaaaaaaaacctcGACTGtccaatttttttcctaaaagctGTTGCCGCTCCACAggttaaaaaaggttgagaaacgctgcagTAAAAGAccattataatgcacaccttgggatcACAGCTGTTGCATTATACATTTTTAGCGTTATAcagattatttcataaattttaaaactgatattcagaaaatatctatatatttgcACTTGAGAATAAGTTTTCACTGCAATAAGTATTAAAGCGCTGTTTATACAACGTATTATAAATATTATCATTTGCAAATATGTTTCACAACCAAAAGAAAGTGAATCGTCCTGCACTTCTAATAGCTTCATAGTTtacataacagctgcattttcgaGAGATTTCTTTTACTGTGAATATTAGTTTTcttttgaaagctttaaatgaaaatggaaagatgaaaaactgctttaaaatttaatatgcataacaatttttctgtttttaaggcAGAGTAAAGGACTTCTTTTTAAACTGCAAAACGCATTGATTTAACTCACGCAaccaaacaaatattaaaatgtaaattgatATTTCACTAAGCGATTTTGAATGAACAAAGTTTGACTATATTTGAATGTGATCTATTATATgcatattaacaaaaagtttcagTTATAAACATGGGatgattttaaaaagtatctAATTTAAGCATAAACTTCTAAAGTTAGCTGTAGATAATAAATTCTGTGTCAGTTAACCATCCCTTTAATATTTTGTCCTATGCAGAAGTTgcaattaattgcatttttttgctCTCTTTGCCAGATGATTTCTGAAGATCAAATAGCTTTTTTTGCTGAATCATCTATTGATGCCGCCCACCAAGCTGTGACAAGTTTAATTGACAAACTTGTTGAAAAGTACCATGAAAACAGACTAGAAAATCTCAGGGAACAGAACGAAGCACAACTAGGATTAAATAATCAAAAAGCTCAATTGTTACGTGCTGAAAACCAGAGAAAATTGGAAATGCGTATGCAACAAGAAGCTTATTCTAAAGAAGCCCAAGATTTTCGGTTGAAGCTTATGCAATTACAACATGAAACTAAAATTGGTGCAATGGAGGAGGAAAGAGATGCAAAATTAAGAGCTGTGGAACAAGAGTTGATGTTTGCACGCCAAGAATATGAGAAAAAGATGAAGTTGTTGGATGTTCAGCTCTCTTGCATTAAATAATCAAAACAAAGTGAAATTTCATCTTTACTTTGATTTGttcatcaaattattttttttttttcatttcatctgTGGCTAGTTCTACTGAATTTAGCAGTGTCAATATATATTGAAACATGTAATATGTATTTTtacatttcagaaataataaaaaagttgacTTGTGTTATAGAACCATTGCTTGGTTTAGTGCTGGTTTTGAAAAGTCGGCTGATTGCTCATTACTTTATAAATAAATACTGCTAGTTGGCAGAGTATTATATTTGTAATTATGAGATAAGTTATTTGTATAAATTCTGAATGGAAGCACTGCTTGGTTCTAGGATTGGAAGACCGAATATCGTCTCCACTAGTACTGATCGACTTGACAAGGATACGTAGATCAGATCTAGCTGTTGCTAGATCACTTAGGATTAGTAACACAACTGGTTGAAAGTTGATTATTCTCACTGCACAGCAAAAAAAATGCTTATGACACCATTCTTGTTGATTCTTATGCAAAATGACTAAATTCAAATATAACCACCGTTTACCCCAATCGCTCAGCCCTTTTTGGAGATAGTGCCCCCAATTTTTTTCAGACTTAGACTGCTTCATAGCCACTATCTAATTATTTTTGAGGGAAAGGGAACAATAtattaaatattagcattcttcTGAGGGGCTAAAGAGGTGAAAACTTCAAAATCATCTACATTTGTAACAAGTTGGGAGACTCCTGGGGATATTCTCCatgacaatattttcaaaacctacaaactatttatttattctttactgGATTTTTTGGTGTAAGAGTTGTCTATCTCAATCTTATTAGCTCCAGAtcctttaagtaaaaaaaaactttggaaacaTTGCATGTTGCATAGGAGTTATATTGCAGGTAACTTTCCCGTATCATTTTAGTTATATTCATGCACATAGTTaccattgaaaaatgaaatttagtatgCTTATATGATTGCATATagccagaaatataaatatattaatgtatatttatatttctgggaaTGCACTGCCAGTGTTTATCACTATATCACCTGAGGTTACAGTTGTTAAAAGCCAatccaattttcaaaagttgtgaCAAAACCAAAAATCCGCAACTGAGATCAAGTTTTTCCTGtaattcttgaaattttgaaaaatttcaagaagCAAAAGTAggataatttcattcaaaaactaGAAATGCTCTTGAACTTAATTAGACTGGATTGGAGCAATCTTTCGAAACTGGTATCCTTTTACtcgactttattttttttacatcaaccATTATTTGACATCAAACATAAACAACTTTAAACatcaaacattatttaaatagtttttagaaacttgaaatttatttatattacaaAGAAGTAGAATCCATATTCTTCATCAATTGGACACAATGAAATAAGGACATGTTTGGAGTctaatgaaacttgcgccacggcatgataatttgatagtgtgttttgttaatgtttaacatgcagggaaaggctttaatGTGACAAGGCCAAACTCGATccgttaacttaactgttttactggtaagactgtatcaTATCGGGAATgaggaaacgaaaaaatggtcaacaattatcgctacctactggagtttagtttTCATCCATTGGAGTTCGGGTTAAAATCTCAATtgtcaaaatatcatcaaacaaacAATTGCTttgctcaaatgtagaagcaattttcacccgtcataccttgacgggcgattttctagtatattttacaatataattttgagtgaaatttttttcgcgaatacaatacttccttttttgtaaaaggaaataaaaatcctATATCCTTCAAAACTTGTCTGAAATTCCATACAAATCAAATCCTGGGTTGAGAAAAATTAAGAGTGTTATAGTAGTCACAATTTTGACTGGATACTAATGCTTCAGATTCTGACGTTTGGAATCTATTTCATATGTATTCCTTGTTGATTGATAACCACTGTTATcattatacagtgaaatcctgttacaacaaacttcaatggacagcaaattttgttcgttgtaacaggaattttgttgtaatggaattcaaataatgttttggCAGTTTtatagggactgaaaatgtagttcgttgaaatggaaatttttgtTGTATTggcattcgttgtaacggaatttcactgtatcaCATTTTGCCATGATATATATTTCAGCACATAAGACAGGAGCATTACTtcatgtatattttgaaatatattttatttatgtgaAATAATATTGAGATTTGAAGTAAAAGATGTTTATCTTCTGAAAtaatctcgttttttttttttttaaatttattaatataaaatcGGGGGGAAGTTTGAAACAGGAAAGAGAAACTTTATAGGTATATCTCTACTTATAGAGATAGGTCACCTCTATACTACAGCGATAACAGTCATCTGCATTAAAACCCTGGATGCAAATTTTTCCgtcatttctttaaaatttgaaacagtgAGACGGAATAAGAAGTTAAAAgttgaatcatttttttaaaaattatttatttatttagtttattttgtgATGATATTTAGGTGAAATAATATCGAtttattaaaaatcataatttgaaagtGCTGTATTCTATCCCTTTGCTTTAATTAAATGCTTAATTCTGGATAATCCTTTCTACTCCAAAATTTTTAGCTTTGAGAATTTTTGCAACTTTCACCTCTGATTGAAACAAAACGCACACTCTTAGCACTCATGAATATGTACAATTAGAGTCTgtgattattttacattaatgttGCTAgtaaatttgtcacaaaaagtaACGTTaactagtttttattatattaaaaaatagtgTAACAAATACAGAACAAGACTGTTGTAGGAAAGTAACTCGCAGTATCtgcacattttacttttttttttttttttttttttgcattttttgtgtaagcttgcttatttggtttctgctgaaaataaagcatgaaaaaaaagttaaatgaaatcaTTTCCATATCATTAGTATGGAATACAAatcacatttctttaaatatcttagaaacacatttctgcagataatGTGCTTTACCTTCCATGGCAAAATAGCCTAACATACTAAATTTAATGTGGCATTTCAGTGCAAAAAAGTTTTCCACCTCTGGTCTAGACCAGGATTTCAAACAAGAGCCATAGAAAAA
Encoded proteins:
- the LOC129225093 gene encoding kinesin-like protein KIF21A, producing the protein MSEEEYESDEKMNSEHEECETDSDEEVKEKITLKARKIRKSDGKWKVYYESKVFKREWIDIFPWVEEDPEDPKLAICRACNKKIKAHKSILETHQKTKRHIRNISGSDDVDDEQPKKEEKPEQPKNLHVPMEQMISEDQIAFFAESSIDAAHQAVTSLIDKLVEKYHENRLENLREQNEAQLGLNNQKAQLLRAENQRKLEMRMQQEAYSKEAQDFRLKLMQLQHETKIGAMEEERDAKLRAVEQELMFARQEYEKKMKLLDVQLSCIK